The Anopheles coluzzii chromosome 2, AcolN3, whole genome shotgun sequence genome window below encodes:
- the LOC120947316 gene encoding uncharacterized protein LOC120947316, producing MEVAWRFRIIFVMAFVVIIFGDLLGYGGARKEPKDKSLLSGFTEVEANTAKMIPTGKETATGAQTRSSPSNEISSNVDGDFDQDQDTTGLSAAELAARKEKLKASLREACLPKLLCEMAAKPNYSLNVRERDLLSLIRSTTLSLTMAVSPTKWHFAAHMGQLLRDAGDALVTPIGCSHLWPSCPYSSKKLLKLTNVVHLK from the exons ATGGAGGTGGCGTGGCGTTTCCGTATCATATTTGTGATGGCCTTCGTAGTGATCATATTCGGCGACCTGCTTGGATATGGCGGGGCCCGCAAGGAGCCCAAAGATAAGTCGCTCCTATCCGGCTTTACCGAGGTCGAGGCAAACACGGCCAAAATGATTCCCACCGGAAAAGAAACTGCTACCGGTGCTCAAACACGCTCCAGTCCATCAAATG AAATCAGTAGCAATGTGGACGGTGACTTCGATCAGGACCAAGACACGACCGGCCTCTCGGCGGCAGAACTGGCAGCGCGCAAGGAAAAGCTGAAAGCTTCCCTGCGCGAAGCGTGCCTTCCGAAGCTGCTGTGCGAGATGGCGGCCAAACCCAACTACTCACTGAACGTCCGCGAGCGGGATCTGCTCTCACTGATAAG GTCTACCACCTTATCGCTGACGATGGCTGTAAGTCCGACGAAATGGCACTTTGCGGCACACATGGGCCAGCTGCTCAGGGACGCTGGTGATGCGCTCGTGACGCCGATCGGATGCTCCCATCTGTGGCCGAGCTGTCCGTACAGCTCGAAAAAGCTGCTCAAGCTAACCAACGTGGTGCACCTGAAGTAG
- the LOC120947313 gene encoding uncharacterized oxidoreductase YoxD-like isoform X1, which yields MATEVPYFTNAENGYVPAKLAHRSAASSQPLRLLRFVVNHVIPDTLKFLLQLIPLALSGLVGLVLPSKKKSIHGHTALVTGGANGLGRALCLRLAREGCQVAVVDIDLAGAQRTVEDVRALGVKAEAFLADIANYEAVERLRLEVESKLGPVDVLVNNAGLLAVLSLSEGKPADLERIVNVNLLSHFWTIRTFIDGMKQRQRGYILAVSSILGCLPMPRTVSYVATKFAIRGMMQALQRELTMDGFGEKIVATTLFPTFIATRKELMDLLSELSLDEKLAILTPENVADSAIEGMLRGQVDVYAAPFFIRLFMYLSGILPYALTSLLIQTIMGKVPTLMDRTKKNSSAE from the exons ATGGCCACCGAAGTGCCCTACTTTACGAACGCTGAAAATGGCTACGTCCCGGCCAAGTTAGCCCACCGAAGCGCGGCCAGTAGCCAGCCGCTTCGATTGCTTCGTTTCGTCGTTAACCATGTCATACCGGACACGCTAAAGTTCCTGCTGCAGCTGATCCCACTCGCGCTCAGCGGTCTGGTTGGGCTCGTGCTACCGAGCAAGAAGAAATCAATCCACGGCCACACCGCCCTCGTTACCGGCGGTGCTAACGGTTTGGGGCGGGCGCTATGCCTTCGATTGGCCCGGGAAGGCTGCCAGGTGGCCGTGGTCGATATCGATCTGGCCGGAGCGCAACGGACCGTAGAAGATGTGCGCGCGCTCGGCGTGAAGGCGGAAGCTTTTCTGGCCGATATTGCCAACTACGAGGCGGTAGAACGGTTGCGGCTGGAGGTTGAATCCAAGCTTGGCCCAGTGGACGTGCTGGTCAACAATGCTGGCCTGCTGGCGGTACTTTCGCTCAGCGAAGGCAAACCGGCCGACCTGGAGCGCATCGTTAATGTTAATCTACTGTCGCATTTCTGG ACCATCCGCACGTTCATCGATGGAATGAAGCAGCGCCAGCGAGGATACATTCTTGCCGTCAGCTCAATACTGG GTTGTTTACCAATGCCGCGGACCGTCTCCTACGTTGCTACCAAGTTTGCAATACGCGGGATGATGCAGGCATTACAGCGCGAGCTAACGATGGATGGTTTCGGGGAGAAAATTGTAGCCACTACCCTATTTCCAACCTTCATCGCCACCAGAAAGGAACTAATGGATCTGTTGAGCGAATTAAG CTTGGATGAAAAGCTGGCCATTCTGACGCCTGAAAATGTGGCAGACTCTGCTATCGAAGGAATGTTAAGGGGACAGGTCGACGTCTATGCCGCACCATTTTTCATCCGGTTATTCATGTATCTAAGCGG AATACTTCCTTATGCACTAACCAGTTTACTGATTCAAACAATAATGGGAAAAGTTCCAACGCTGATGGACAGGACCAAGAAAAATTCGAGCGCAGAATGA
- the LOC120947315 gene encoding uncharacterized oxidoreductase YoxD-like, with protein MQSLHNIGQTPYQKALSGKPTSSRAGASLVETLRFVASVVLDVVTFFVLLVPLVVQFFAGLTRKATKKNISGWTALVTGGANGLGRDICLQLAQTGCHIAVVDLDDVNGAQTVADVRKLGVKAQFFKADVSSFEAVSNLKREVSSKLGPVDILVNNAGVLPLMSLREGTPDDLKKVIEINLLSHLWTLRVFTDDMIQRKRGHIVAIASIASYLPIERIITYAASKYGVRGLMGSFASELHNEGVDDIVKTTTVYPCFIKTRLELMDALKKMGIKNRVPIMRSETVARAVVGGILYNKAHVYIPKVVGPFVGIYENLPFKVAHLAKRCLLRTSIPNVMER; from the exons ATGCAAAGTTTACATAACATCGGCCAAACGCCGTACCAGAAGGCGCTAAGTGGGAAGCCCACATCCTCCAGGGCAGGGGCAAGTCTGGTCGAGACGCTCCGCTTTGTCGCTTCGGTTGTGCTGGATGTGGTGACATTTTTTGTCCTGCTAGTACCGCTCGTAGTGCAGTTCTTTGCCGGGCTGACGCGCAAAGCAACGAAGAAGAACATATCCGGCTGGACGGCGCTCGTTACTGGCGGTGCGAACGGACTCGGCCGGGACATCTGTCTGCAGCTCGCCCAGACTGGTTGTCATATTGCCGTGGTCGACCTGGACGATGTCAATGGTGCACAAACTGTTGCCGACGTTAGGAAGCTGGGCGTGAAGGCACAATTCTTTAAG GCCGATGTTTCCTCGTTCGAGGCGGTAAGCAACCTGAAAAGGGAGGTGTCGTCCAAGCTGGGCCCGGTCGATATTCTGGTGAACAATGCCGGTGTCCTGCCATTGATGTCCTTGCGCGAGGGCACACCGGACGATCTGAAGAAGGTGATTGAAATCAACCTGCTGTCCCATCTCTGG ACGCTACGTGTCTTCACGGATGATATGATCCAGCGAAAGCGAGGTCACATTGTGGCCATCGCATCAATAGCCT CGTACCTGCCAATCGAGCGCATTATTACATACGCCGCCTCCAAGTACGGCGTCCGTGGCCTGATGGGTTCGTTTGCCAGCGAGCTACACAACGAGGGCGTTGACGATATCGTTAAAACCACAACCGTCTACCCGTGCTTCATCAAAACACGCCTCGAGCTTATGGATGCACTGAAGAAGATGGG CATAAAAAATCGGGTTCCCATCATGCGTAGTGAAACGGTGGCTCGAGCAGTTGTTGGTGGAATACTTTACAACAAGGCGCACGTCTACATACCGAAAGTTGTTGGACCTTTCGTTGGGATTTATGA AAATCTTCCTTTCAAAGTAGCACATTTGGCCAAAAGATGTTTGCTCAGGACCAGCATTCCCAATGTCATGGAGCGATAG
- the LOC120947313 gene encoding uncharacterized oxidoreductase YoxD-like isoform X2 — translation MATEVPYFTNAENGYVPAKLAHRSAASSQPLRLLRFVVNHVIPDTLKFLLQLIPLALSGLVGLVLPSKKKSIHGHTALVTGGANGLGRALCLRLAREGCQVAVVDIDLAGAQRTVEDVRALGVKAEAFLADIANYEAVERLRLEVESKLGPVDVLVNNAGLLAVLSLSEGKPADLERIVNVNLLSHFWTIRAFMPGMITRHRGHIVGIASIAAYFPVGRFIPYTVTKYAVRALMESLNSELRMDGLQNTIQTTCVYPALIATRQQFMDMLDKLNFLKRFYVFTPEQVAEQIVWGVLINKREVFVPNIMALFSKQFECLPAGLRHLLVSCVMRGKIPKLTAH, via the exons ATGGCCACCGAAGTGCCCTACTTTACGAACGCTGAAAATGGCTACGTCCCGGCCAAGTTAGCCCACCGAAGCGCGGCCAGTAGCCAGCCGCTTCGATTGCTTCGTTTCGTCGTTAACCATGTCATACCGGACACGCTAAAGTTCCTGCTGCAGCTGATCCCACTCGCGCTCAGCGGTCTGGTTGGGCTCGTGCTACCGAGCAAGAAGAAATCAATCCACGGCCACACCGCCCTCGTTACCGGCGGTGCTAACGGTTTGGGGCGGGCGCTATGCCTTCGATTGGCCCGGGAAGGCTGCCAGGTGGCCGTGGTCGATATCGATCTGGCCGGAGCGCAACGGACCGTAGAAGATGTGCGCGCGCTCGGCGTGAAGGCGGAAGCTTTTCTGGCCGATATTGCCAACTACGAGGCGGTAGAACGGTTGCGGCTGGAGGTTGAATCCAAGCTTGGCCCAGTGGACGTGCTGGTCAACAATGCTGGCCTGCTGGCGGTACTTTCGCTCAGCGAAGGCAAACCGGCCGACCTGGAGCGCATCGTTAATGTTAATCTACTGTCGCATTTCTGG ACGATACGCGCTTTCATGCCAGGCATGATCACTAGGCACCGTGGTCACATCGTCGGAATCGCTTCGATCGCGG CCTACTTCCCGGTGGGACGCTTCATTCCGTACACGGTGACAAAGTACGCCGTGCGGGCACTGATGGAATCGCTCAACAGTGAGCTGCGTATGGACGGTTTGCAGAACACGATACAGACGACCTGTGTCTATCCGGCCCTCATTGCCACCCGGCAACAGTTTATGGATATGCTCGACAAGCTCAA CTTCCTGAAGCGTTTCTACGTATTCACGCCGGAGCAGGTGGCGGAGCAGATCGTTTGGGGCGTGCTGATCAACAAGCGAGAAGTGTTCGTGCCGAACATTATGGCATTGTTCAGCAAGCAGTTCGA ATGTTTACCGGCAGGCCTGCGGCACCTGCTGGTGTCATGCGTAATGAGAGGGAAAATACCGAAGCTAACGGCACACTAA